The following coding sequences lie in one Nitrospirota bacterium genomic window:
- a CDS encoding ABC transporter ATP-binding protein: MAEVRLEGLRKVLGGSEILAGITLTVRDGELFTIVGPSGCGKSTLLHLIAGLERPTAGCLLFDGQDVTSWEPRERDVALVFQSYALYPHMTVADNLAFPLRVAPRRSRPDRAVREREVRRVAGLLGLEPLLDRRPGELSGGQRQRVALGRALIRRPRVFLLDEPLSNLDAQLRADMRAELRRLHDREGITMIYVTHDQTEAMTLADRLAVLRDGRLQQVGTPRDLYEAPGNAFVAGFIGYPSMNLLPARLARGRIVAGPLQLPCPTDLAAASGLLEGAAVTLGLRPEGLRVSASVPAAGAPTGIVRLVEPMGGQTWVTLELEMETGVILTGRGDKEFSGKPGERASLWIEAMSLHLFDAGTGLRLTGEPAALKRTCGRS, encoded by the coding sequence ATGGCTGAAGTCAGGCTGGAAGGGCTGCGCAAGGTCCTGGGAGGCTCCGAGATCCTCGCCGGGATCACGCTCACCGTGCGGGACGGGGAGCTGTTCACGATCGTGGGGCCTTCGGGCTGCGGCAAGTCCACCCTGCTCCACCTGATCGCGGGCCTCGAGAGACCCACGGCCGGGTGCCTCCTCTTCGACGGGCAGGACGTCACGTCGTGGGAGCCCCGGGAGCGGGACGTGGCCCTGGTGTTTCAGAGCTACGCGCTCTACCCGCACATGACCGTGGCGGACAACCTGGCCTTCCCCTTGCGCGTCGCCCCGCGCCGGAGCCGGCCGGATCGGGCGGTCAGGGAGCGCGAGGTCCGTCGCGTGGCCGGCCTCCTCGGGCTCGAGCCGCTCCTGGACCGGCGGCCGGGGGAGCTCTCCGGCGGCCAGCGGCAGCGGGTGGCCCTGGGCCGGGCCCTGATCCGGAGGCCCCGCGTGTTCCTCCTGGACGAGCCGTTGTCGAACCTCGATGCGCAACTGCGGGCCGACATGCGGGCTGAGCTGCGACGGCTCCACGACCGTGAGGGCATCACGATGATCTACGTCACGCACGACCAGACCGAGGCCATGACGCTGGCCGACCGTCTCGCAGTCCTGCGCGACGGGCGCCTGCAGCAGGTCGGCACGCCCCGGGACCTGTACGAGGCGCCGGGCAATGCGTTCGTGGCCGGGTTCATCGGGTATCCGAGCATGAACCTGCTGCCGGCACGCCTCGCGCGCGGACGGATCGTAGCCGGTCCGCTTCAGCTCCCCTGTCCGACCGATCTCGCGGCGGCCAGCGGGCTTCTCGAGGGCGCCGCGGTGACGCTCGGCCTCAGACCGGAAGGCCTCCGCGTGTCGGCCTCCGTTCCCGCAGCCGGGGCGCCGACCGGCATCGTCCGGCTGGTCGAGCCCATGGGTGGCCAGACCTGGGTGACCCTGGAGCTGGAGATGGAAACGGGCGTCATCCTCACGGGCCGTGGGGACAAGGAATTCTCGGGAAAACCGGGGGAGCGGGCTTCGCTGTGGATTGAGGCCATGTCGCTGCACCTGTTCGACGCCGGAACGGGTCTGCGCCTGACCGGCGAGCCGGCCGCGCTCAAGCGGACTTGCGGGAGGTCCTGA
- a CDS encoding carbohydrate ABC transporter permease — protein sequence MTEGRSHRGTNAAKVQIGRALLALACVFCVGPAVWQAVTSLKPDAELIRLPPLLPGEPTASHYRAAVGEPSLPRALLNSALVATGATVLAVGLGGLCSFALARLPVGGKRAILAVVLCASMFPPIAVISPLYLLVRALGLRDTLTALILTHAAYALPLTVWILTSFFRQIPTDLYRAARVDGCSPWRALALVILPLARPALAVAALLVFIFSWNEFMFALTLTASEAARTAPVALALFPGLHEIPWGDLAAASVLVMAPVVLLAVLFQRHLVAGLTAGSVKG from the coding sequence ATGACCGAGGGGCGAAGCCACAGAGGCACCAACGCGGCCAAGGTCCAGATCGGGCGCGCGCTCCTGGCCCTCGCCTGCGTCTTCTGCGTCGGCCCGGCCGTGTGGCAAGCGGTCACCTCTCTCAAGCCGGACGCCGAGTTGATCCGGCTTCCGCCGCTGCTGCCAGGGGAGCCCACGGCCAGCCACTACCGGGCGGCCGTGGGGGAGCCCTCGCTTCCGCGGGCGCTTCTCAACAGCGCGCTCGTGGCCACCGGCGCCACGGTCCTGGCGGTCGGCCTCGGCGGGCTCTGTTCCTTCGCGCTGGCGAGGCTGCCGGTCGGCGGGAAGCGTGCGATCCTGGCCGTCGTGCTCTGCGCGTCCATGTTCCCGCCGATCGCCGTCATCAGCCCCCTCTATCTGCTCGTGCGGGCCCTGGGATTGCGGGACACCCTCACCGCGCTGATCCTGACCCACGCCGCCTACGCGCTCCCGCTGACCGTCTGGATCCTGACGAGCTTTTTCCGGCAGATCCCGACGGATCTCTACCGGGCCGCGCGGGTGGACGGATGCAGTCCCTGGCGCGCCCTGGCCCTGGTGATTCTGCCGCTGGCGAGGCCCGCGCTGGCCGTGGCCGCCCTTCTCGTCTTCATTTTTTCCTGGAACGAATTCATGTTCGCCCTGACCTTGACCGCCAGCGAGGCTGCGCGAACGGCTCCCGTCGCCCTGGCCCTGTTTCCCGGGCTCCACGAGATCCCCTGGGGCGACCTCGCGGCCGCGTCGGTGCTGGTCATGGCCCCGGTGGTCCTGCTGGCCGTCCTGTTCCAACGGCACCTCGTGGCCGGGCTCACGGCGGGAAGCGTGAAAGGGTAG
- a CDS encoding sugar ABC transporter permease has translation MNGRDGHRGASRRGISERAWGALFAGPALFLVGLLALAPLLGAVWLSFHRRLPIFGISEFAGARNYWLLWGDERFWAACRTTLHFTGLSVAAELFLGLGLALLLDRVLNGRAAEARWVQAAVLIPWAVPTVVSAQMWSWLYHPDYGLLNYLLQATGLVSSPINWLDDPVRALHAAVLMDVWKTTPFAALLLLAGLKTIPRDLYLAARADGAGRWAVFRHLTLPLLLPVILIVLVFRTMDAVRIFDAVYVLTGGGPGNGTETLSIYAYKTLFQTLQFGYGSTLATAMFLVVLALTAGYLLLLRRHLREIAS, from the coding sequence ATGAACGGAAGGGACGGCCATCGGGGCGCGTCGCGCCGGGGGATCTCGGAGAGAGCCTGGGGAGCCCTCTTCGCCGGGCCGGCCCTGTTCCTCGTGGGATTGCTGGCTCTCGCCCCGCTCCTCGGCGCCGTCTGGCTGAGCTTCCATCGGCGGCTGCCGATCTTCGGGATCAGCGAGTTCGCGGGCGCGCGCAACTACTGGCTCCTGTGGGGGGACGAGCGATTCTGGGCCGCCTGCCGGACGACGCTCCACTTCACGGGGCTCTCGGTTGCGGCGGAGCTGTTTCTTGGGCTCGGCCTGGCCCTGTTGCTGGACCGCGTGCTGAACGGCCGCGCCGCGGAGGCACGGTGGGTCCAGGCGGCCGTGCTGATCCCCTGGGCGGTTCCCACCGTGGTCTCGGCCCAGATGTGGAGCTGGCTGTACCATCCCGACTACGGGTTGCTCAATTATCTCCTGCAGGCGACAGGCCTCGTGTCCTCGCCGATCAACTGGCTCGACGACCCGGTCCGGGCCCTCCATGCCGCCGTCCTGATGGACGTCTGGAAGACCACGCCTTTCGCGGCGCTCCTCCTGCTCGCCGGGCTGAAGACGATTCCGCGCGACCTGTACCTGGCCGCCCGGGCCGACGGGGCCGGCCGATGGGCCGTCTTCCGGCACCTGACGCTGCCGTTGCTCCTGCCGGTGATCCTGATCGTGCTCGTCTTCCGCACGATGGACGCGGTCCGGATCTTCGACGCGGTGTACGTGCTGACGGGCGGCGGCCCGGGGAACGGCACGGAAACGCTTTCGATCTACGCGTACAAGACCCTGTTCCAAACCCTGCAGTTCGGCTACGGCTCGACGCTCGCCACGGCCATGTTCCTGGTCGTTCTGGCCCTGACAGCCGGCTATCTCCTGCTGCTGCGCCGGCACCTGAGGGAGATAGCATCATGA
- a CDS encoding ABC transporter substrate-binding protein, with protein sequence MSTFSSQGVLLVALALLAGCTAGSAPPPQDSGTITIVFKHGKFAGDPEAFTALLRDFERRTPGVVVKEEVLPASTDQQHQFYVVNLEGRSVAFDLLAVDVIWAQEFARAGWLAELDHLLQPAEREDQFPEMIRAATYAGRLYAIPWYMEAGLLYYRRDLLERYGLAPPRTWPELVAAVHAIQRGERDPGLQGFLWQGKQYEGLVCVAHELAWGGGADLLEGGADAAQAVSFMRRLVGEAVSPASVATADEETTRRLFGAGRAIFMRNWSYAWTLLQQDGSPVRDKVGLAPLPAFPGHESVSALGGWLLAVPKRAAHPREAQALIRYLTSPEVQRRLTLDLGYQPARRDLYRDAALMEAKPWLRDLLPVLSAARSRPVTPYYLTLSHILQPELSAALVAAKSPEEALASAKRQVGALLGSRPWERG encoded by the coding sequence ATGTCAACCTTCTCCAGCCAAGGGGTGCTGCTTGTCGCGCTGGCGCTCCTCGCCGGCTGCACCGCCGGCTCTGCGCCCCCGCCCCAGGATTCCGGGACGATCACGATCGTGTTCAAGCACGGCAAATTCGCCGGCGATCCCGAAGCCTTCACGGCCCTCCTGCGGGACTTCGAGCGGCGCACTCCGGGAGTCGTCGTCAAGGAGGAGGTGCTGCCCGCCTCCACCGATCAGCAGCACCAGTTCTACGTGGTCAATCTGGAGGGTCGTAGCGTGGCCTTCGACCTCCTGGCGGTCGACGTGATCTGGGCACAGGAGTTCGCGCGGGCCGGCTGGCTCGCCGAGTTGGACCACCTGTTGCAGCCTGCGGAGCGCGAGGACCAGTTTCCTGAGATGATCCGGGCGGCGACCTACGCAGGACGGCTGTACGCGATCCCTTGGTACATGGAGGCGGGCCTGTTGTACTACCGGCGCGATCTCCTGGAACGGTACGGGCTCGCGCCGCCGAGGACCTGGCCGGAGCTGGTCGCGGCCGTCCACGCGATCCAGCGAGGCGAGCGCGATCCGGGCTTGCAAGGGTTCCTCTGGCAGGGAAAGCAGTATGAGGGGCTGGTCTGCGTGGCGCACGAATTGGCATGGGGAGGGGGAGCGGACCTCCTGGAAGGCGGGGCGGACGCCGCGCAGGCGGTCTCGTTCATGCGCCGGCTGGTCGGCGAGGCGGTCTCTCCCGCGTCCGTGGCCACGGCGGACGAGGAGACGACCCGCCGCCTGTTCGGGGCCGGCCGCGCGATCTTCATGCGGAACTGGTCGTACGCCTGGACACTCCTGCAGCAGGACGGCTCGCCGGTGCGGGACAAGGTGGGGCTGGCCCCGCTGCCGGCGTTCCCGGGACACGAGTCGGTCTCAGCGCTCGGCGGCTGGCTGCTGGCCGTGCCGAAGCGCGCCGCGCACCCCCGCGAGGCCCAGGCCCTGATCCGGTACCTGACCTCGCCGGAGGTCCAGCGGCGCTTGACGCTCGATCTGGGATACCAGCCGGCCCGCCGCGACCTCTACCGCGACGCGGCGCTGATGGAGGCCAAGCCCTGGCTGCGCGACCTGCTCCCGGTGCTGTCCGCGGCCAGATCCAGACCCGTGACTCCCTATTACCTCACCCTGTCGCACATCCTGCAGCCGGAGCTGAGCGCCGCCCTGGTCGCCGCGAAGTCGCCGGAGGAGGCGCTGGCCTCGGCCAAGCGGCAGGTCGGGGCGCTGCTGGGCTCGAGACCGTGGGAGAGGGGATGA